In the Maridesulfovibrio bastinii DSM 16055 genome, one interval contains:
- the dsrO gene encoding sulfate reduction electron transfer complex DsrMKJOP subunit DsrO, with product MKQSRRNFLKFAGISAAGLCLTPAAGALASGKAHPIVNKAHLKAKRWAMVIDTRKLNTKEQIEKLADACHHWHNVPKIPTNQDIKWLWDASYSESFPEQENNHMAEELEERRFPLLCNHCEHPPCVRVCPTKATFQRADHIVAMDYHRCIGCRYCMAACPFGARSFNFMDPRLHLDMDNLNMKFPTRMRGVVEKCNFCVEKLAEGELPVCVTKSEGAIVFGDLTDPNSPVREVLRKDFTIRRKPELGTEPGVYYII from the coding sequence ATGAAACAGAGCAGAAGAAACTTCCTGAAATTTGCTGGAATATCAGCAGCAGGACTATGTCTTACTCCTGCTGCCGGCGCTTTGGCTTCCGGGAAAGCACATCCTATTGTCAATAAAGCCCATCTCAAGGCCAAACGCTGGGCAATGGTTATTGATACCCGCAAGCTTAACACCAAGGAACAGATTGAAAAGCTGGCTGATGCCTGTCATCACTGGCACAACGTTCCCAAGATCCCTACCAATCAGGACATAAAATGGTTGTGGGATGCTTCATACAGTGAAAGTTTTCCCGAACAGGAAAACAACCACATGGCTGAAGAGCTTGAAGAACGCCGCTTTCCGCTCCTCTGCAACCACTGCGAGCACCCGCCGTGCGTAAGAGTATGCCCCACAAAAGCTACTTTCCAGCGCGCGGACCACATTGTAGCAATGGACTACCATCGCTGCATCGGTTGCCGTTACTGCATGGCAGCCTGCCCCTTCGGAGCCAGAAGCTTCAACTTCATGGACCCCAGACTCCATCTTGATATGGACAATCTGAACATGAAGTTCCCGACCCGTATGCGCGGTGTTGTTGAGAAATGTAACTTCTGTGTTGAGAAGCTTGCGGAAGGCGAACTTCCAGTTTGTGTAACGAAGTCTGAAGGCGCTATTGTCTTCGGAGATCTTACAGACCCCAACTCTCCAGTGAGAGAGGTCTTGAGAAAAGACTTCACCATCCGCAGGAAGCCGGAACTCGGAACCGAGCCCGGTGTTTACTACATCATCTAG
- the dsrP gene encoding sulfate reduction electron transfer complex DsrMKJOP subunit DsrP → MLEKALKGSPRYWGWILFLIIVIGLCSLVYINQLIHGLTVTGMSRDISWGFYIAQFTYLVGVAASGVMIALPFYLHNYEKYRGLVIMGEFLAISAVVMSLCFVLVDIGQPQRAMNMILHPTPNSMLFWDMVVLCGYLALNVLIGWTCLESERQRVHPPKWIKPIIYLSVVWGFAIHTVTAFLYAGLPSRHYWLSAIVAARFLAAAFCAGPALLLLILYVVRKLTGYYQGDAATKTLTKTITYAMCVNVFFFMLELFTAFYSNIPGHMEPMVFLFSGLEGNTSLVGWMWAAAACCILSIILLVPPKLRDNKSLLPFTLVILVFGTWVDKGMSFVTAGFTPNAFNTVTPYWPTSSEIAVSVMIWSIGALVLTILYKIATDIKRDLSELTPEDE, encoded by the coding sequence ATGCTCGAAAAAGCACTAAAAGGAAGCCCTAGATACTGGGGCTGGATTCTTTTTCTCATAATTGTCATCGGTCTTTGTTCACTGGTTTACATTAACCAGCTGATACACGGTCTGACTGTTACCGGTATGAGCCGTGACATTTCATGGGGATTTTATATCGCACAGTTCACCTATCTGGTCGGTGTTGCCGCATCAGGTGTTATGATTGCTTTGCCGTTTTATCTTCATAATTATGAAAAATATCGCGGTCTGGTTATCATGGGTGAATTTCTGGCTATTTCAGCCGTTGTTATGAGCCTGTGTTTCGTTCTTGTTGATATAGGACAACCACAGCGCGCAATGAACATGATTCTGCACCCCACACCGAACTCCATGCTCTTCTGGGATATGGTTGTTCTGTGCGGCTATCTGGCATTAAACGTACTTATCGGCTGGACCTGCCTCGAATCAGAGCGTCAGCGTGTTCATCCACCCAAGTGGATCAAACCGATTATTTACCTCTCAGTTGTCTGGGGTTTTGCAATCCACACTGTTACCGCTTTCCTGTACGCAGGTCTGCCCAGCCGCCACTACTGGCTCTCAGCAATTGTTGCTGCAAGATTCCTTGCCGCTGCATTCTGCGCCGGTCCGGCTCTGCTCCTGCTCATTCTTTACGTTGTAAGGAAACTGACAGGTTACTATCAGGGTGATGCAGCAACCAAAACACTGACCAAGACAATCACCTACGCTATGTGCGTGAACGTCTTCTTCTTTATGCTGGAACTGTTCACTGCTTTCTACTCCAATATTCCCGGACACATGGAGCCTATGGTCTTCCTGTTCTCCGGTCTTGAAGGTAATACTTCACTTGTTGGCTGGATGTGGGCCGCAGCTGCATGCTGCATCCTGAGTATTATTCTGCTTGTCCCGCCCAAACTGCGTGACAACAAATCACTGCTGCCTTTCACCCTTGTAATTCTGGTCTTCGGAACATGGGTTGATAAAGGTATGTCTTTTGTTACCGCAGGTTTTACTCCCAACGCATTCAACACCGTCACGCCTTATTGGCCGACTTCAAGTGAAATAGCTGTCTCAGTAATGATCTGGTCAATTGGAGCACTGGTTCTTACCATTCTCTACAAAATTGCTACAGACATTAAACGAGACCTATCTGAACTCACTCCAGAAGATGAATAA
- a CDS encoding DUF3431 domain-containing protein produces MPHQFSTQPTISGIVSRYSEDISWIEEMDFPITIYNKNVIPLHNSIPLKNIGRESHTYLSHIVNSYPDFSDFTVFMQGSPFFHLEEGCGPKELRDLIHQNVTKNIPFKGLAWFRTKCDRLGRPHQMNDPQSKDKWLGWGKDIPVGETFKKLFQQEPPQQFIASAMTGNFIVRKDRILCRPLSFYLNALEIISNDPQDEFNTGHAFERLWQLIFNGNERLNPTP; encoded by the coding sequence ATGCCCCATCAATTTTCAACACAGCCGACAATAAGCGGAATTGTTTCCAGATACAGCGAGGACATAAGCTGGATTGAGGAAATGGATTTTCCAATCACAATATATAATAAAAATGTAATCCCGCTACATAATTCAATACCGTTAAAAAATATCGGGCGTGAGTCACATACTTACCTATCCCATATAGTAAACAGCTATCCTGATTTTTCTGATTTCACGGTCTTCATGCAGGGGTCACCTTTTTTCCATCTGGAAGAAGGATGCGGACCTAAAGAGCTTAGGGATTTAATCCATCAGAATGTTACTAAAAATATTCCTTTCAAAGGGCTGGCATGGTTCAGAACAAAATGTGACCGCTTAGGCCGTCCACACCAGATGAATGATCCCCAATCAAAGGATAAATGGCTGGGCTGGGGAAAAGATATTCCTGTCGGCGAAACTTTTAAAAAACTATTCCAGCAGGAGCCGCCGCAGCAATTTATCGCAAGCGCAATGACCGGTAATTTCATAGTACGAAAAGACCGCATATTATGCCGTCCACTCAGCTTTTACCTCAATGCTCTTGAAATAATCTCCAACGATCCACAAGACGAATTCAATACCGGACACGCTTTTGAAAGGCTCTGGCAGCTTATTTTCAACGGTAACGAAAGATTGAACCCTACTCCATAG
- the dsrK gene encoding sulfate reduction electron transfer complex DsrMKJOP subunit DsrK yields MADLPKAEELLKSINYTPPSTPWMDIKADTSPGNWCYPAKAEKLEYLGFPNPREWNPADQDWKLPENWQDIVHQGFKERLDKYRSLKIFMDVCVRCGACADKCHFFIGSGDPKNMPVLRAELMRSIYRKDFTMAGKILSTLTGSRVMTEDVLKEWFIYFYQCTECRRCSLFCPYGIDTAEVTMMARELLHLCGVNINWILEPVSNCNRTGNHLGIQPHAFKDIVEFMVDDIEEITGKRINVPLNEKGHEILFITPSGDVFADPGIYTFMGYLMLFDHIGLDYTLSTYASEGGNFGLFTSSEMMKKLNAKMYAEAKRLGVKWILGGECGHMWRVINQYMDTMNGPADFLQVPKSPITGTVFPAAAQTKMLHITEFTADLMKHNKLKLDPSRNDHLRVTFHDSCNPARAMGLMDEPRYVIKNVVKNFFEMPEQTIREQTFCCAGGSGLNTDEIMEIRMRGGLPRGNALKSVRDEHDVNMLSCICAIDRATLPPLANYWAPGVDVCGVHELVGNALILDGEKEREVDLRQEPLPGKEG; encoded by the coding sequence ATGGCTGACCTCCCAAAAGCCGAAGAGCTATTAAAAAGCATAAACTATACTCCGCCGTCCACACCGTGGATGGATATTAAAGCGGATACTTCACCGGGCAACTGGTGTTATCCTGCTAAAGCGGAGAAACTTGAATACCTGGGATTTCCGAACCCCCGAGAGTGGAACCCGGCTGACCAGGATTGGAAACTGCCTGAAAACTGGCAGGATATCGTACATCAGGGCTTCAAAGAAAGGCTCGACAAATACCGCTCCCTGAAAATCTTCATGGATGTCTGTGTTCGTTGCGGTGCATGCGCCGACAAATGCCATTTCTTCATCGGTTCCGGTGATCCCAAGAACATGCCTGTCCTGCGTGCCGAGCTTATGCGCTCCATTTATCGCAAAGACTTCACTATGGCAGGTAAAATTCTCAGTACACTCACCGGTTCCCGTGTAATGACCGAAGATGTACTCAAAGAATGGTTCATTTACTTCTATCAGTGTACTGAATGCCGCCGCTGCTCACTGTTCTGCCCATACGGCATTGACACAGCCGAAGTAACAATGATGGCACGCGAGCTGCTGCACCTCTGCGGTGTAAACATCAACTGGATTCTCGAACCGGTTTCCAACTGTAACCGCACTGGTAACCACCTCGGTATTCAGCCTCATGCATTCAAAGATATCGTTGAATTCATGGTTGACGATATCGAAGAAATAACCGGAAAAAGAATTAATGTACCCTTGAACGAAAAAGGACATGAAATTCTTTTCATTACTCCTTCCGGAGACGTCTTTGCTGATCCCGGTATCTATACCTTCATGGGTTATCTGATGCTGTTTGATCACATCGGCCTCGACTACACCCTGTCCACTTACGCATCTGAAGGCGGTAACTTCGGTCTCTTCACTTCTTCGGAAATGATGAAGAAACTTAACGCCAAGATGTATGCCGAAGCAAAACGCCTCGGAGTAAAATGGATTCTCGGCGGCGAATGCGGACACATGTGGCGTGTTATCAACCAGTACATGGATACTATGAACGGTCCGGCCGACTTCCTGCAGGTTCCCAAGAGCCCGATCACAGGAACAGTCTTCCCCGCTGCCGCTCAGACAAAAATGCTGCATATCACCGAGTTCACAGCCGACCTTATGAAACATAACAAGCTGAAACTCGATCCCAGCCGTAACGACCACCTGCGGGTAACCTTCCATGACTCATGCAACCCTGCCCGTGCCATGGGACTCATGGATGAACCTCGTTACGTAATTAAGAATGTTGTTAAAAACTTCTTTGAAATGCCTGAACAGACTATCCGCGAGCAGACTTTCTGCTGCGCCGGCGGTTCAGGACTGAATACTGACGAGATCATGGAAATCCGCATGCGCGGCGGACTGCCGAGAGGTAATGCTCTCAAATCCGTTCGCGACGAGCACGATGTCAACATGCTCTCATGTATCTGCGCGATCGACCGTGCAACCCTTCCTCCTCTGGCCAACTACTGGGCACCGGGCGTAGACGTCTGCGGTGTGCATGAGCTGGTAGGAAACGCCCTCATTCTTGATGGCGAAAAGGAAAGGGAAGTCGACCTTCGCCAGGAACCTCTGCCCGGTAAGGAGGGGTAA
- the dsrJ gene encoding sulfate reduction electron transfer complex DsrMKJOP subunit DsrJ → MHYGGKIIAGLVIFLALVSLPFWFNLGSAAYKQPQVELPKNEKNCIESKEYMRAHHMQLLNEWRDWALRDGERTYINSKGKEFTISLQKTCLRCHTSKEKFCDKCHQDAGVTPYCWDCHVPPKEAK, encoded by the coding sequence ATGCATTACGGTGGAAAAATTATAGCAGGCCTGGTTATCTTCCTGGCTCTTGTTTCGCTTCCCTTCTGGTTTAATCTCGGAAGTGCGGCTTACAAACAGCCTCAAGTTGAGCTGCCTAAAAATGAAAAGAACTGCATAGAGTCCAAAGAATACATGAGGGCTCATCACATGCAGCTGCTTAACGAATGGAGAGACTGGGCCCTTCGTGACGGTGAAAGGACTTATATCAACAGTAAAGGTAAAGAGTTCACCATCAGCCTGCAGAAGACCTGCCTGCGCTGCCATACCAGCAAGGAAAAATTCTGCGACAAGTGTCATCAGGACGCCGGTGTAACTCCCTACTGCTGGGATTGCCACGTTCCTCCCAAGGAGGCCAAATAA
- the dsrM gene encoding sulfate reduction electron transfer complex DsrMKJOP subunit DsrM, with the protein MNALYSLVLVFALVLIALFGVGTAHMAGLFGIALPLVAVAVFLVGFAYRIIKWAKSPVPFNITTTGGQQKSLDFIKHSKFDNPVTPGQTFIRMLLEVLCFRSLFRNAKTGIQEGQVTYASAKWLWLFSLLFHYSFLLIIIRHMRLFFEPVPACINFVAMLDGIFQIGAPRLYMSDILILVGLGFLLARRLWDAKVRYISLVTDYFPLLLIISVALSGIYMRFFAHVDIPAVKQLTMGLVTFHPVIPAGVSVPFYVHLFLVCTLLIYFPFSKLMHAGGVFLSPTRNMPNNPRRVHHENPWNDPSIKPHSYEDYENDFREPMIEAGLPVEKKS; encoded by the coding sequence ATGAACGCTTTGTACTCACTCGTTTTAGTTTTTGCTCTGGTGCTTATCGCGCTTTTCGGCGTTGGTACAGCACACATGGCGGGACTATTCGGCATCGCGTTACCGTTGGTGGCAGTTGCCGTGTTTCTGGTAGGTTTTGCCTACCGGATAATCAAATGGGCAAAAAGCCCAGTTCCTTTTAATATTACGACCACGGGCGGACAGCAGAAGTCTCTCGACTTCATTAAGCACAGCAAGTTTGACAACCCTGTGACCCCTGGTCAAACCTTTATCCGTATGCTGCTTGAAGTTCTTTGTTTCCGGTCTCTTTTCCGGAATGCAAAGACAGGCATTCAGGAAGGGCAGGTAACTTATGCCTCAGCCAAATGGCTCTGGCTCTTCTCTCTGCTTTTCCATTACTCATTTCTGTTGATCATTATCAGGCACATGAGACTCTTTTTCGAGCCAGTTCCTGCATGTATCAACTTTGTGGCTATGCTTGACGGAATTTTTCAGATCGGTGCGCCAAGACTTTACATGTCCGACATACTCATTCTTGTCGGACTGGGCTTCCTGCTGGCGCGCAGGCTTTGGGATGCAAAAGTCCGTTACATATCACTCGTAACCGACTATTTCCCGCTGCTGCTCATCATCAGCGTTGCGCTTTCCGGAATCTACATGCGCTTTTTCGCCCATGTCGACATTCCGGCTGTTAAGCAGCTCACAATGGGATTGGTCACTTTCCACCCCGTGATTCCTGCTGGCGTGTCAGTACCCTTCTATGTACACCTTTTCCTTGTCTGTACATTGTTGATCTACTTTCCGTTCAGCAAACTCATGCATGCGGGCGGTGTTTTCCTTTCTCCAACAAGGAATATGCCCAACAACCCGCGCCGCGTACATCATGAAAATCCCTGGAACGATCCCAGCATCAAGCCTCACAGCTATGAAGATTATGAGAACGATTTCAGAGAACCCATGATTGAAGCGGGTCTCCCGGTGGAAAAAAAGTCTTAA
- a CDS encoding iron ABC transporter substrate-binding protein yields the protein MNYAKLIFSNTLIILIFLTLLCSSAIAGKTRIITDAAGRQVEIPSKVERVICSGPGCLRYLTYLQSQDMAVAVDDIEIRRNEFDARPYALANPQFKKLPLFGEFRGHDNPELILSLEPQPQLIFKTYANMGYNPDELQAKTGIPVVVLKYASLDSGKKKVFDSLKLMGSIIGKDKRAAEVCDFMDRCISELDNLTSNIPNSQKKSCYVGGIASKGPHGLQSTEPGYPPFLFVHALNVARPANSDSKPLNHTNVSKEQIVAWNPDYIFVDLSTCQLGEGSGALYELQTEEAYKGLKAVQEDHIYGLLPYNWYSRNFGSILADAYFIGKILYPEKFKSIEPTAKADEIYSFLVGFPAYKTMNKEFQNRAFSKISLENK from the coding sequence ATGAATTATGCAAAGTTAATTTTTAGCAATACTCTAATAATTTTAATCTTTTTAACCTTGCTATGTTCATCGGCCATAGCCGGAAAAACCAGAATAATAACTGACGCCGCAGGCAGACAGGTTGAAATTCCTTCGAAAGTTGAAAGAGTTATCTGCTCGGGACCGGGATGCCTGCGCTACCTCACCTATCTGCAATCGCAAGATATGGCTGTTGCGGTAGACGATATTGAAATACGCCGTAATGAATTTGATGCCCGCCCGTATGCTCTTGCAAATCCGCAATTCAAAAAGCTGCCGTTATTTGGTGAATTCAGGGGCCATGATAACCCGGAATTAATTTTAAGCCTCGAACCACAACCTCAGCTAATCTTTAAAACATATGCAAATATGGGCTACAACCCGGATGAGTTGCAGGCTAAAACAGGTATTCCAGTTGTTGTTTTAAAATATGCTTCACTGGATAGTGGAAAAAAGAAAGTTTTTGATTCTCTGAAATTAATGGGCAGTATTATTGGCAAAGACAAAAGAGCCGCAGAAGTCTGCGACTTCATGGACCGCTGTATTTCGGAACTTGATAACCTGACTTCAAATATACCAAACAGCCAGAAAAAAAGCTGCTACGTTGGAGGCATTGCCAGCAAAGGCCCACACGGACTTCAATCGACCGAACCGGGATACCCGCCGTTTCTATTCGTGCATGCCCTCAATGTTGCAAGACCGGCAAATTCGGACTCTAAGCCGCTGAATCACACCAATGTATCCAAGGAACAGATTGTAGCCTGGAATCCTGATTATATTTTTGTAGACCTCTCTACATGCCAGCTTGGGGAAGGTTCCGGGGCCTTGTATGAACTGCAAACAGAAGAAGCATACAAGGGACTGAAAGCTGTTCAGGAAGACCATATATACGGCCTGCTCCCCTATAACTGGTACTCCCGCAACTTCGGTTCAATTCTGGCTGATGCTTATTTCATCGGAAAAATTCTTTATCCTGAAAAATTTAAAAGCATAGAGCCCACAGCCAAAGCAGATGAAATATACTCTTTCCTTGTCGGCTTTCCGGCTTATAAAACCATGAACAAAGAATTCCAGAATAGAGCCTTTTCCAAAATTTCGCTGGAGAATAAATAA